A genomic window from Henningerozyma blattae CBS 6284 chromosome 3, complete genome includes:
- the BZZ1 gene encoding Bzz1p (similar to Saccharomyces cerevisiae BZZ1 (YHR114W); ancestral locus Anc_2.159): MSEPLSIGNEIKDGYQETYKWVSSNLKWLHDIELFYKERAKLEHEYSDKLTRLIRENLNKKAANGVALAVGETPTSTPGSVEATSMVSWNEMLIQTEQISRDHNQLAVDLENQVAGQLSSLYTKLDTTLTRINGFYEEMSERKQDTYSALEKAKRNYDEACVSMEQARNRHTKSSTEKNQKKITEKKIEMNMAKNDYLIKISQANRIKDKYFFQDIPESLDLLQDLNEVRVVFLNDIWKQANNFEVSFADKIKTRADAADVVVSQNKPSMASAMFIKHNIKQWNEPSDFTFQPSPVWHDEAQFIVKNQYEIDDLRYKLAQAEKDLDRMNQMTQNEMSILSKLNKKKHEFKANEENLNDGNEYYDILKSYLAAVSPFTNHETLKLLAEVQIESIQNNTPDDIDLSTDGVDLSKVKKKSGGSVFGKLKSGFSMPDSVPLTGGGGPHLPSGRNLTHGISTPKLSFFGSNTLHRKKSSKAPIPIPDASPARSTNNYDSDSSNDDSPVSISGRSSNHSIRHTKSNISTLSANNKMYSTANSSKVLYAYTKDDDDEVSINPGDSIDVVEKDTGSGWTKINNHSTGEIGLVPSSYLETVEAKPAKAPAPAAPPSRRTTVLIRTMVALYPYEAQGDDEMSLAVGDTIKVIKPDDGSGWTFGELNNKQSLFPTSYCKYTDAE; the protein is encoded by the coding sequence ATGAGTGAACCTCTCTCTATTGGTAACGAAATTAAGGATGGGTACCAAGAGACCTATAAATGGGTTTCTTCGAATCTCAAATGGCTTCATGACATCGAATTGTTTTACAAAGAAAGAGCTAAATTAGAACACGAATATAGTGATAAATTAACAAGATTAATTCgagaaaatttaaacaaaaaagcTGCCAATGGTGTAGCATTAGCAGTTGGTGAAACCCCAACATCAACTCCTGGTTCAGTAGAAGCCACTAGCATGGTAAGTTGGAATGAAATGCTAATCCAAACTGAACAAATCTCAAGAGATCATAATCAACTTGCTGTTGATTTGGAAAACCAAGTGGCAGGCCAATTATCTAGTTTATATACCAAATTAGACACTACTCTCACCAGAATTAATGGGTTTTATGAAGAAATGTCCGAAAGGAAACAAGACACTTATTCTGCGTTAGAAAAGGCAAAACGAAATTATGATGAGGCATGTGTATCAATGGAACAGGCCAGAAATAGACACACTAAATCTTCTACAGAGAagaaccaaaaaaaaattacggaaaaaaaaatagaaatgaATATGGCTAAAAATGACTATTTAATTAAGATTAGTCAAGCTAATAGAATAAaggataaatattttttccaagATATTCCAGAAAGTTTGGATTTATTGCAAGATCTTAATGAGGTCAGAGTAGTTTTCTTAAATGACATTTGGAAACAagcaaataattttgaagtGTCATTTGCTGACAAAATCAAAACTAGAGCAGATGCCGCTGATGTTGTAGTCTCTCAAAACAAACCATCCATGGCTTCTGCAATGTTTATTAAGCATAACATCAAACAATGGAATGAACCATCAGATTTCACTTTCCAGCCTTCACCAGTTTGGCATGACGAAGCTCAATTTATTGttaaaaatcaatatgAAATTGATGACTTAAGATATAAATTAGCTCAAGCTGAAAAAGATTTAGATAGAATGAATCAAATGACACAAAATGAAATGTCAATCTTATccaaattgaataaaaaaaaacatgaGTTCAAGGCTAACGAGgaaaatttgaatgatGGGAATGAATATTATGATATATTGAAAAGCTATTTGGCCGCTGTTTCCCCATTTACAAATCATGAAACCTTGAAGTTATTGGCTGAAGTTCAAATTGAAagtattcaaaataatacacCAGATGACATAGACCTTTCTACTGATGGAGTTGATTTATCTAAAGTTAAGAAGAAGTCAGGAGGTAGTGTGtttggaaaattaaaatcagGGTTTTCAATGCCAGACTCAGTACCTTTGACTGGTGGTGGTGGCCCTCATTTACCTTCAGGTAGAAACTTGACTCATGGTATAAGTACTCCAAAATTATCCTTTTTTGGATCTAATACATTacatagaaaaaaaagctCTAAAGCACCAATTCCTATACCAGATGCTTCTCCAGCACGCtcaacaaataattatgaTTCTGATTCATCTAATGACGATTCTCCAGTTTCCATCTCTGGCCGTTCAAGTAATCATTCAATAAGACAcacaaaatcaaatattagcACACTTTCTGCAAATAACAAGATGTATTCTACTGCGAATAGTAGTAAAGTTTTGTATGCTTATACAAaggatgatgatgatgaagtaTCTATTAATCCTGGTGATTCAATTGATGTCGTAGAAAAAGATACAGGATCAGGATGGACTAAAATCAATAATCATTCCACTGGAGAGATTGGGCTGGTCCCTTCATCCTATTTGGAAACTGTCGAGGCGAAACCTGCTAAAGCTCCTGCTCCAGCCGCACCACCTTCTAGGAGAACTACCGTCCTTATAAGAACTATGGTTGCCTTATATCCATATGAGGCACAAGGTGACGATGAAATGTCTCTGGCAGTTGGCGATACTATTAAAGTTATTAAACCTGACGATGGTAGTGGATGGACTTTTGGTGAATTAAACAACAAACAGTCCCTATTTCCCACAAGTTATTGCAAATACACTGACGCCGAATAA
- the TRS33 gene encoding Trs33p (similar to Saccharomyces cerevisiae TRS33 (YOR115C); ancestral locus Anc_2.160), translated as MDATRSSRSNSNTHGSTRYHNQSQPTGPVTDQQRVKQQFQLFQDALPKVNSLSFRALINEIVPLAMSMEKIKDNSDTNELVEQEADTNESVKKDSDSKDSIEQEVDEVSKQLDTRLTLNTGKGEASDKLIRELCDSEEDVHERVMNRVRSMGLQIGCNLTELLVFSNNPNLHFRDMDILLIMKFICRDVWKQLFEKQIDNLKTNHRGTFYLLDYNYIPIQEFAIDEDESLDASANEERLLALVAPFLEIPAGIIKGVLVSFGYQSEEISCSASFIDRPTGDKTVGVFPKGVSFHVQVTASNP; from the coding sequence ATGGATGCAACAAGGAGTAGTAGGAGTAATTCGAACACGCATGGTTCTACAAGATATCATAATCAAAGTCAACCTACGGGACCTGTAACAGATCAACAAAGAGTTAAACAGCAATTTCAGTTATTCCAAGATGCATTACCTAAAGtcaattcattatcattcCGAGCTTTGattaatgaaattgtaCCGTTGGCCATGTCtatggaaaaaattaaggATAATAGTGACACCAATGAATTGGTAGAACAAGAAGCCGATACCAATGAATCGGTGAAGAAAGATTCTGATTCAAAAGATTCAATAGAACAAGAAGTAGATGAAGTTAGTAAGCAATTAGATACTAGATTAACTTTAAATACGGGAAAAGGTGAAGCATcagataaattaattagaGAGCTATGTGATTCTGAAGAAGATGTTCATGAAAGGGTTATGAATAGAGTGCGGAGTATGGGGTTACAGATCGGGTGTAATTTAACAGAACTTCTTGTATTTAGCAACAATCcaaatcttcattttcgAGATATggatattttattgataatgaaatttatcTGTCGAGACGTATGGaaacaattatttgaaaaacaaatagataatttaaagacAAATCATCGTGGGACCTTCTATTTATTGGattacaattatattcctattcaagaatttgctattgatgaagatgaaagtCTTGATGCAAGTGCAAATGAGGAACGTCTATTGGCTTTGGTTGCACCCTTTTTAGAAATTCCAGCAGGTATCATCAAAGGTGTGCTAGTATCATTTGGTTACCAATCGGAAGAAATTTCATGTTCTGCCTCTTTTATTGACCGTCCTACTGGTGACAAGACGGTCGGTGTATTTCCAAAGGGTGTAAGTTTCCATGTTCAAGTTACTGCCTCCAATCCATAA
- the DBP2 gene encoding DEAD-box ATP-dependent RNA helicase DBP2 (similar to Saccharomyces cerevisiae DBP2 (YNL112W); ancestral locus Anc_2.164) has product MSYGGRDQQYNKSNFNSRGGDFRGGRSSDRNSYNRDQQQGGFSGGGFSRSNYNQPQELVRPDWDAELPNLPAFEKNFYVEHEVVKNRSDEEISKFRKENEMTISGHDIPKPITNFDEAGFPDYVLNEVKAEGFANPTAIQCQGWPMALSGRDMVGIAATGSGKTLSYCLPGIVHINAQPLLAPGDGPIVLVLSPTRELAVQIQKECSKFGKSSRIRNTCVYGGVPKGQQIRDLSRGSEIVIATPGRLIDMLEIGKTNLKRVTYLVLDEADRMLDMGFEPQIRKIVDQIRPDRQTLMWSATWPKEVQNLARDYLNDPIQVQIGSLELAASHTITQLVEVITDFEKRDRMVKHLEVASQDKESKILVFASTKRTCDEITKYLREDGWPALAIHGDKDQRERDWVLAEFREGRSPIMVATDVAARGIDVKGINYVINYDMPGNIEDYVHRIGRTGRAGATGTAISFFTEENKSLGASLISIMREAKQTIPPELLKYDRKPRGPHPRYGGRGSYGRGRGGRGYGGGRGGRGNFRSRDNGWGNRN; this is encoded by the exons ATGTCTTACGGTGGTAGAGATCAACAATACAATAAATCAAACTTTAATTCTCGTGGTGGAGATTTCCGTGGTGGTAGATCATCTGATAGAAATTCCTACAATAGAGACCAACAACAAGGTGGTTTTTCTGGAGGCGGATTCAGCAGATCAAACTATAATCAGCCACAAGAATTAGTTAGACCAGATTGGGATGCTGAATTACCAAATTTACCAGCTTTTGAAAAGAACTTTTATGTGGAACACGAAGTCGTTAAGAATAGAtcagatgaagaaattagtAAATTCAGAAAGGAAAATGAAATGACTATCTCTGGTCATGATATTCCAAAGCCAATTACCAATTTTGATGAGGCTGGGTTCCCAGATTATGTTTTAAATGAAGTTAAGGCTGAAGGGTTTGCTAACCCAACTGCTATCCAATGTCAAGGTTGGCCAATGGCTCTTTCTGGTAGAGATATGGTTGGTATTGCAGCCACTGGTTCCGGTAAGACTTTATCTTATTGTTTACCAGGTATCGTTCATATCAACGCTCAGCCATTATTAGCACCAGGTGATGGTCCAATTGTTCTTGTATTATCTCCAACAAGAGAATTAGCcgttcaaattcaaaaagaatGTTCTAAATTTGGTAAATCCTCCAGAATTAGAAACACGTGTGTCTATGGTGGGGTTCCAAAGGGCCAACAAATTAGAGATTTATCTAGAGGTTCTGAAATTGTCATCGCTACTCCAGGTAGATTAATTGATATGTTAGAAATCGGAAAAACCAATTTGAAAAGAGTTACTTATTTAGTTTTGGATGAAGCCGATAGAATGTTAGATATGGGTTTTGAACCACAAATTAGAAAGATCGTTGACCAAATTAGACCTGATAGACAAACTTTAATGTGGTCTGCTACTTGGCCAAAAGAAGTCCAAAATTTGGCAAGagattatttgaatgatCCAATTCAAGTTCAAATTGGTTCTTTAGAATTAGCTGCCTCTCATACAATTACTCAACTTGTTGAAGTTATCACCGATTTCGAAAAGAGAGACAGAATGGTTAAGCATTTAGAGGTTGCATCTCAAGATAAAGAATCAAAAATCTTAGTTTTTGCATCTACTAAGAGAACCTGTGatgaaattacaaaatactTAAGGGAAGATGGATGGCCAGCGTTAGCCATTCATGGTGACAAAGATCAAAGAGAACGTGACTGGGTCTTGGCTGAATTTAGAGAAGGAAGATCACCAATTATGGTTGCAACTGATGTTGCTGCCAGAGGTATCG ATGTTAAGGGTATTAACTACGTTATTAACTATGATATGCCAGGTAACATTGAGGATTATGTCCATAGAATCGGTAGAACTGGTAGAGCTGGTGCCACTGGTACAGCTATCTCTTTCTTTACCGAAGAAAACAAATCTTTGGGTGCTTCTTTGATTTCTATCATGAGAGAGGCTAAACAAACTATTCCCCCAGAATTGTTGAAGTATGACAGAAAACCTCGTGGTCCACATCCAAGATACGGTGGTAGAGGTTCTTATGGCCGTGGCCGTGGTGGTAGAGGTTACGGTGGTGGTCGTGGTGGTCGTGGTAATTTTAGATCAAGAGATAATGGTTGGGGTAACAGAAACtaa
- the CEX1 gene encoding COPI-interacting protein CEX1 (similar to Saccharomyces cerevisiae CEX1 (YOR112W); ancestral locus Anc_2.165), with the protein MNFTNIFKSISNFQFPYSIEDTPIHSTPLWQVFNGTRKSDSTPVTVFKANRSPDNERLILNATHKAKVIKIPGLCPVLETFDTDAQSTFIVTEHVIPFNWDNLKDLNRNKESIQLGISQIADTLDHLTQFVLGNLSKESIYINSKGQWVLFGLELCQDKNSLNLSEFKTNLYSYNKFMGTQILTDDPKTIDSILLGNFVKAVYTGNLPNDWSKLISSAATLSLKQLISKLKNSSTWNSNSLIQIYQELKEIHIKDERDKMVVMINLQHLFFDNPQSFKHLSPNTIEGMLIPELCTSIQLLIKSQATQGATVNNPVSKIVPLLSIVLTLTTDINYFPNEVKEIFFNCFKLQDRQTRFLLLIYFSKIKDCFTQNEISGRIFPHYSQGLADSDKTMRLQTLKKIPLIVPYLTERQLNNELLRFLAKTQVDPDIEIRTWTVLIMTKISTNLSKSSGNRANILATVFTKSLKDPNIKPRLAALYGLTESIDLFDIVTIANKILTVIAPGLLDKNPLVRTKAKMLFNKYLNKLESEAKIMHEDNEEEIAATDINFDKYQMETDDLAEQFMSNLRISIPNEPVFDDSEHISSDLTNNNNSIITTNNDDNLWDQFDHKESDNFGWDQEEEITNNFDDGWDNDDSNNWNDDTANALTNDIVTQGKKIPITKSWNDELNDDTNTINGTNDHVTRLRLGRKKTSSILSKARNASQTSILSKTKNTSQTSIISKARNDSQTSIRKISEIKTKPIAKKAVTKPASTGTDDFDDAWDDAW; encoded by the coding sequence atgaattttaccaatatcttcaaatcaatatccaattttcaatttccaTATTCTATCGAAGATACTCCCATCCACTCTACCCCATTATGGCAAGTGTTTAATGGTACAAGAAAGTCTGATTCGACCCCAGTCACTGTTTTTAAGGCTAATAGATCACCAGATAACGAAcgtttaattttaaatgctACACACAAAGCGAAAGTGATCAAAATTCCTGGTTTGTGCCCAGTTTTAGAAACTTTCGATACTGATGCCCAATCTACATTTATCGTCACAGAACATGTGATACCTTTCAATTGGGATAACTTAAAGGATTTAAATAGGAATAAAGAATCTATCCAATTAGGTATTTCCCAAATTGCTGATACATTAGATCATTTAACTCAATTTGTTCTTGGTAATCTATCAAAAGAAAGTATCTATATCAATTCAAAAGGTCAATGGGTTTTGTTTGGTCTAGAATTGTGCcaagataaaaattctttaaatttatcgGAATTTAAAACTAATCTATATTCATACAATAAGTTTATGGGCACGCAGATTTTAACCGATGACCCAAAGACCATTGATTCTATATTATTAGGTAATTTTGTTAAAGCTGTGTATACAGGAAATTTACCAAACGATTGgtcaaaattaattagtTCTGCAGCCACATTGtcattaaaacaattaatttcaaaactGAAGAACAGTAGCACTTGGAATTCCAATTCATTGATCCAAATATAccaagaattaaaagaaatccACATTAAAGACGAGAGAGATAAAATGGTTGTAATGATTAATTTAcaacatttattttttgataatcCACAATCATTCAAACATTTATCTCCTAATACCATTGAAGGTATGCTAATACCAGAGCTATGCACCAGTATTCaactattaataaaaagcCAAGCCACACAGGGTGCTACGGTAAATAATCCAGTATCCAAAATAGTTCCTCTGTTATCTATTGTATTAACTTTAACAACAGATATCAATTATTTCCCTAATGAagttaaagaaatatttttcaattgctTTAAATTACAGGATAGACAAACCAGATTCCTATTATTAatctatttttcaaaaattaaagattgcTTCACTCAAAATGAAATCTCTGGTAGAATCTTCCCTCATTATTCTCAAGGTTTAGCTGATTCCGATAAAACAATGCGTTTACAAacattaaagaaaataccACTTATTGTACCATATCTAACAGAAAggcaattaaataatgaattattgaGGTTCTTAGCAAAGACTCAAGTTGATCCTGACATCGAAATTCGTACGTGGACTGTGCTTATAATGACTAAAATTTCTACAAATCTTTCCAAATCTTCAGGTAACCGTGCAAATATATTAGCCACAGTGTTTACAAAATCATTGAAAgatccaaatattaaacCTAGATTAGCTGCATTATACGGTTTAACGGAGTCTATTGACTTGTTTGATATTGTTACTATtgctaataaaattttaacaGTTATTGCCCCAGGTTTGTTAGATAAAAATCCCCTAGTTAGAACTAAGGCAAAAATGctatttaacaaatatttaaataaactGGAATCAGAAGCTAAAATTATGCAtgaagataatgaagaagaaatagcAGCAActgatattaattttgataaatatcaAATGGAAACTGATGATTTAGCAGAACAATTTATGTCCAATTTGAGAATCTCAATACCTAATGAACCTGTATTTGATGACTCAGAACATATCTCTTCTGACCTcaccaataataacaatagcATTATTActacaaataatgatgacaATCTCTGGGATCAATTTGATCATAAGGAATCTGATAATTTTGGTTGGGatcaagaagaagaaatcacaaataattttgatgatGGATGGgataatgatgattcaaataattggaATGATGATACAGCCAATGCTTTGACCAATGATATTGTGACCCAAGGTAAAAAGATACCAATTACCAAATCCTGgaatgatgaattaaatgatgacACAAATACAATTAATGGTACAAATGACCATGTAACTAGATTAAGATTAGGTAGGAAAAAGACTTCAAGCATTCTTTCTAAAGCAAGAAATGCTTCACAAACCAGTATTCTTTCTAAAACAAAGAATACGTCTCAAACAAGTATTATCTCTAAAGCAAGAAATGACTCTCAAACAAGCATTCGTAAAATCTCAGAAATTAAGACTAAACCAATTGCAAAAAAGGCAGTTACCAAGCCTGCTTCGACCGGAACTGATGATTTTGATGACGCATGGGATGACGCATGGTAG
- the NOP15 gene encoding rRNA-binding ribosome biosynthesis protein NOP15 (similar to Saccharomyces cerevisiae NOP15 (YNL110C); ancestral locus Anc_2.167), producing MSKSTKNSSKSTEKKVTEVVEEQAPVEDNLSVHSSGSESEDEIEGLSSADEAEDGSTSKLSTHQIKKLNKKKESKKKDSDNDQYSNIIYVSRLPQGFHERELNKYFSQFGDLIESRLARNKKSGNSRHYGFVEFVNKEDAKIAQETMNNYLLMGHLLQVRLLAKGSKIEKLYRYKKRVFAETPVKKSSKELKEKAKANHEKRVNKLTEAGITFKW from the coding sequence ATGTCCAAAAGCACCAAGAACTCTAGTAAATCAACAGAAAAGAAAGTGACTGAAGTTGTTGAAGAACAAGCACCAGTCGAAGATAACCTATCAGTTCATTCATCTGGGTCCGAATCTGAAGACGAAATTGAAGGGTTATCATCTGCTGATGAAGCTGAAGATGGAAGTACTTCTAAATTATCTACTcatcaaatcaaaaaattaaacaaaaagaaagaatCCAAAAAGAAGGATTCTGATAATGACCAATACTCTAATATCATCTATGTTAGTAGACTACCTCAAGGTTTTCATGAAAGAGAACTAAACAAATACTTCTCCCAATTTGGTGATTTAATAGAATCTAGGTTAGCAAGGAATAAGAAATCCGGTAACTCTAGACATTATGGTTTCGTCGAGTTTGTCAACAAGGAAGATGCTAAAATTGCTCAAGAGACTATGAACAACTATTTATTGATGGGCCACTTACTACAGGTACGTCTCCTAGCAAAGGGCtccaaaattgaaaaattatacaGATACAAAAAGAGAGTTTTTGCTGAGACTCCAGTTAAAAAATCttctaaagaattaaaagagaAGGCTAAGGCCAATCACGAAAAAAgagttaataaattaactGAAGCAGGTATTACTTTTAAGTGGTGA